The genomic segment GGCTCAGGTGGCTGAGTTGCTCCGACTGGTTCGCCCTCCTGCGCGAATAGAGTGTTTTGATATAAGTCATTCCAAAGGCGAGGCAACCTATGCATCGTGTGTGGTATACGATCATGAGGGGCTGGCGAAAAAACGGTATCGGCGTTTCAGTATTCGGGGGGTAACACCGGGTGATGACTATGCGGCGCTGGAGCAGGCCGTTACCCGTCATCTTACCCGTCTGAAGGAGCAGAACGATCTGCCGGATTTGTTAATGGTCGATGGTGGTAAGGGGCAGGTGGCACGTATACAACAGGTGTTACTTGAACTTGAAATATCGACCGTCGCGTTGTGGGGTATCTCTAAGGGAGAAACTCGCAAGTCCGGTTGGGAATTTCTGTGGGAAGCCGGGGCGCGACAACCTATAATCCCCGACGCTCACGATGACGGGTTTCGGTTGTTACAATTGGTGCGTGATGAGTCGCATCGCTTTGCCATTACCGGTCATCGCAAGCAGCGGGCAAAATCCCGTGGTCGATCTGAGCTGGAGGACTTGCAAGGTGTAGGTCCAAAACGCCGACGAGCTTTGCTGTTGCACTTTGGTAGCCTGAAAAATATGCGTGGTGCGCCACGAGAAGAAATCGCCAGGGTGCCGGGCGTTAGTCAGAAGCTTGCAGATCAGATTTTTGTACAGTTGCACGGTGAGTAGTGGCCTGATGGAGCAAACAGGTCGTTGGAGACGCAAGGTGGCGTATCAAGTTGAAACAGGTATGGTGTTATGAATGTGCCCAACATGTTAACTGTTGGCAGGATTGCGATGATTCCTCTGATGGTGGTCAGTTATTACTGGCTGGGCTGGGGAGGAAAAAGCTGGGCTGCCGTGTTATTTGCATTGGCGGCTATTACTGACTGGTTTGATGGCTATCTGGCTCGCAGGTTAAACCAGGCAACGCCTCTGGGTGCCTTTCTTGATCCGGTGGCGGATAAGCTGATTGTTGCTGCAGCACTGATGGTGCTGGTTGAGGATTACGCCGTTTCATGGATGACGATCCCGGCGATGATTATTGTTGGCCGGGAAATAGTGATCTCGGCCCTG from the Candidatus Thalassolituus haligoni genome contains:
- the pgsA gene encoding CDP-diacylglycerol--glycerol-3-phosphate 3-phosphatidyltransferase, which encodes MNVPNMLTVGRIAMIPLMVVSYYWLGWGGKSWAAVLFALAAITDWFDGYLARRLNQATPLGAFLDPVADKLIVAAALMVLVEDYAVSWMTIPAMIIVGREIVISALREWMAELGKRANVAVSMLGKIKTALQMISIILLLASREHPVLEWVGVVLLYGAAALTLWSMLIYLKAAWPQLRGA